CCTGTCGCCGATGGAAGTCTATTACGCGGCCAAGGTATCGAACGTCACCCCGGCAGAGGCGATGGCCGCCTTCCGAAAGGCCGGCCTTACCACGATGACGGGCGCATCGGCCGAGATACTCGTGGATACAGTCAGGGAGAAAATCTGCCCCCGCAAAGTCTCGACACAGCAGTGGGTGGACATCATAAAGGATGCGCACCGGCTCGGCATTAAGACCACCTCTACGATCATGTATGGCACACTGGAGACCTGGGAGGACCGCATCGACCACATGTTCCTGTTGCGGGACATCCAGCGCGAGACGCACGGCTTTACCGAGTTCATCCCGCTCACGTTCATGCACGAGAACAACCGGCTGAGCGGCCGGTCCATCGGCGCAAGCGGCATGGACGACCTGCGCCTGCACGCGCTGGCCCGGGTCATCTTCGGCAGGGATATACCCAACATCCAGGTGTCCTGGATCAAGATGGGCGTCAAGCTGTCGCAGGCTGCCCTCTGCGCCGGGGCCAACGATTTCGGGGGCACCATGATCGAGGATAAGATCTCCGTGGCGGCCGGCTCCGGGCACGGCGAGTACCTGTCAAAGGGCGACTTTATGAGGCTTATTAAAGCTATCGATCGGATACCACGGGAGCGCACAACTCTATACGAGCGGCTATAAAAGCTATCA
The DNA window shown above is from Methanocella sp. and carries:
- the cofH gene encoding 5-amino-6-(D-ribitylamino)uracil--L-tyrosine 4-hydroxyphenyl transferase CofH, which encodes MLKNIYERSLAGEITKKDALELLKGNPFELFDTADGLRKAIVGDDITFVVNRLVEVTDRCMIGCDFCSFRNSIGFRLTTEEILQRVGEAKDIGATELCLISGVMPYMTVDYYCDLFKAIKAKYDIMLHALSPMEVYYAAKVSNVTPAEAMAAFRKAGLTTMTGASAEILVDTVREKICPRKVSTQQWVDIIKDAHRLGIKTTSTIMYGTLETWEDRIDHMFLLRDIQRETHGFTEFIPLTFMHENNRLSGRSIGASGMDDLRLHALARVIFGRDIPNIQVSWIKMGVKLSQAALCAGANDFGGTMIEDKISVAAGSGHGEYLSKGDFMRLIKAIDRIPRERTTLYERL